Part of the Juglans regia cultivar Chandler chromosome 14, Walnut 2.0, whole genome shotgun sequence genome, GTGCTAAGTGGAGTAGCACTCTTACGTACTTTTGCTTCCTTGGGTTGGGAGGAGGGCCTTGGAGCCTCTTTGGTAGATTGCTCACTGCAAAGAAGTGATGACTCGATGCAATTCCTTGAATTATGCAAGTTCCTTCTTGATTCAGTTTGTGGGAAGTTTAAGAATGTTGGCTTGGTGGCTATGGTTGAGGGTTATGCTAACCAAACACAGCTTTCCTACACAAACAAGGCttaaatgtacatgtaccatcTACACATACACTTGGTCACTCTCTCATGTCTCCCTCTGTGATATGTAATGCGTCCTATGCATATTCTGGAACTCGCATCACCCTTAGCATGTCCTACATTAAATGGCCTCCAACCATGCTTCAACTGATTCCAATCAGGCAGATGTTGACATGAAAAGTTCTCAAGTGTTGCTGATGCCCTTTATTACTATCAGTGGCTCCCTGTGGTCCTGAGCACAAAATAAAGTATCCTGGGGAACCGAAAGCACCCCTGTTAGCTTACTCGCTCCTTAGAACTGCCTCACTCTTCCCTTGATCTATACACTGAACCATCTCCAGTTTGCCTTCTCTTTCAAATCCCAAGGACTGGAACAACCTTCTGTGGACGAGTTTCTCTCAGAGCACTAAAcctgtgatttttattttttattttttcatgcaaTGATGAAAGTATTGAGAACCTTACTACCAAACCACCGCCCTCTTTGTGAAGCAACATTCGACCACTTGAACTTTTGTTTCCCACCTGACTTTTGGATGGTAAGACCTCAATGGTCATCAAGTGTCcccacctaaaaaaaaaaaactttcttctGGCTTGGAACTTTTTCATGCAGGTGTTCTCTTAGTTTTTCCCTTCCAAAACGttacttttctttctcttatcTGTTTCCTGAGATACTAATTGTTCTAATGTTGTTGTGCATGAAGTCTAAAAGTCATTGACAGGAGGAAGTTTTAAGCTAGACTTCTATTTTCGTTTGCAAAGAAAAAGTTTCTAATAAATCTATTTGTGCAGGTATCAGAAGCTTCTGTTAGTAGAAATCGCAGTACAATCATTGTTCCAGCAGGAAACACTCGGGATGAAGGGTGGGCAGCATTTAGGAACATTTTGGCGGAGATCAATGAAGCATCAAGGCTTTTCATACTGCCCAATCAGGTGTCCCTGTTTTTCATGCATACACCCTCCTATTTTCCCAATGAAAATATTTCCCGCTTCTAAAATAgtctcaccttttttttttttcactccaCCTGTTTGTTGCATGCTTACAGCCCAGTTCTGAACCCTCGGAACATCTTGTTGGGCTTTCAGATGATGTAGGTGCTGGCTTCATTTCTGGCCACAATAGTCAACCTGCCACAAGTTCTGAATTGAATGTGGATAGGTCTGTTGAATTGGAGGCACAGGATGAAATTGGTATCATGGCAGTTTCAAAAGTAATCAGAGCCGATCAGAAAAGATTCTTCTTTGACCTTGGGAGCAATAATAGGGGCCATTTCCTAAGGATATCTGAGGTGCACCTATAGAAAACCTACCTTTGAAATCATCctatggaggattttttttgtctaatttcTTGTCgaagttttattatatatatttgtattttatcttGGCAGTGTATGAATATTGCAGGTTGCAGGTTCTGATCGATCTTCCATCATTCTTCCACTGTCAGGATTGAAGCAGTTCCATGAAATAGTTGGTCACTTTGTGGAGATAACCAAAGACCGAATTGAAGGAATGACAGGCGCAAATGTGCGGACAGTGGATCCCCCTCAAAGATGAATGCTAGCTTGGGGTTTGGTGATAAAACAGAAAAGctcattttgttgaggttttTTTAGAGCAACATGTAGGTGTTCGTCATGGATCCGATGATGCTCTCAGTTGTGATTGCTattcttctttttgttctctcattcAGGTCTGAAATAATTCGATTTCTGTTTGGTCAACAGAAAGTTCGGAGATGCTTGGCAAGCTTACTTTCGAATTGGGAataacaagaaaaaacaaaaaagtagaAACTTGTAATTGTCAGTTTGGCAGTGTGGCACCCACGTTACGTTTGTAATAATGCTCGTTCAAGATGtgtgcttgtttttttttttttttttcttttttgggaggggggagGGTTTACTGTACAAGACTCGAGCTCACTTCTAGCTTCCTAGCTTGTAATGCAGGCTGACAATTGCACTTTTGGTTTAACCATAGCTAATTGCAGATTGCAAGTACGACTGTTGAAAAAACCAGATCGACCGGTTTTGCATAGTTCAGTCTGGTTTTTAGCATAGCCTGGTCAGTTGCagttcacatttttttatttattcttttatttttggttcaGTCCTGGGAAGTCTTTCACCTCGGACCGGACAGAACGTAAGCAAGACCTGCGTGCATGCCCCGGACAGAACGTAAGCAAGACCTGCGTGCATGCCCCGGACAGGACGAACTGACCAAAATGATGGATAATTAGTTTCTGGGACCGATGAATTGGAGTCATTGGAGGCCCCCAAATGAACTGAtacttcgttttttttttcctttcttaaaaaaaaaaaaacttaatggttaaagaagtgtttattagtgaatttatgtttttttaaaaaaa contains:
- the LOC109003780 gene encoding transcription factor Pur-alpha 1, with product MEGNSGGGGGGIIAGGIGNDVELLCKTLQVEHKLFYFDLKENPRGRYLKISEKTSATRSTIIVPFSGISWFLDLFNYYVNSDDQEVLSKELQLDTKVFYFDIGENRRGRFLKVSEASVSRNRSTIIVPAGNTRDEGWAAFRNILAEINEASRLFILPNQPSSEPSEHLVGLSDDVGAGFISGHNSQPATSSELNVDRSVELEAQDEIGIMAVSKVIRADQKRFFFDLGSNNRGHFLRISEVAGSDRSSIILPLSGLKQFHEIVGHFVEITKDRIEGMTGANVRTVDPPQR